A region of Ictidomys tridecemlineatus isolate mIctTri1 chromosome 4, mIctTri1.hap1, whole genome shotgun sequence DNA encodes the following proteins:
- the C4H9orf40 gene encoding uncharacterized protein C9orf40 homolog: MAKRRAAEPLTFHVPWKRLLLCDFTEEPPPPSPIWIPPSGPSHPGLPRKRKIDAGAMSEPSASPSKRRDSGDSSAPSGGEREGRGLETGEPPLSLLPGGPRGPGEEPRDARPPGGGGDDGAGRTGPPREDWGAAPLQHNEEFWQYNTFQYWRNPLPPIDLSDIEDVSGNNQSEATLEGKNEVVEIDMES, from the exons ATGGCCAAGCGGCGTGCGGCTGAGCCGCTGACGTTCCACGTGCCTTGGAAGCGGCTCCTGCTCTGCGACTTCACGGAGGAGCCGCCGCCGCCGTCGCCGATTTGGATCCCGCCGTCGGGGCCCTCGCATCCTGGGCTACCGCGAAAGCGCAAAATCGACGCAGGGGCCATGTCAGAGCCTTCGGCTTCGCCCAGCAAGCGCCGCGATAGCGGGGACAGCAGCGCCCCGAGCGGCGGGGAGCGTGAGGGCCGCGGCCTGGAGACGGGCGAGCCACCGCTGTCGCTGCTGCCGGGAGGGCCCCGGGGGCCAGGGGAGGAGCCCCGGGACGCCCGGCCCCCGGGGGGCGGTGGTGACGACGGGGCGGGGCGCACAGGGCCCCCGCGGGAAGACTGGGGGGCCGCACCGCTCCAG CACAATGAAGAATTTTGGCAGTATAATACTTTCCAGTACTGGAGAAATCCTTTACCACCTATTGATCTGTCAGACATCGAAGATGTGAGTGGAAACAACCAGTCAGAAGCAACACTTGAGGGCAAGAATGAAGTGGTTGAGATTGACATGGAGTCTTGA